A region of Subdoligranulum variabile DNA encodes the following proteins:
- the mutL gene encoding DNA mismatch repair endonuclease MutL, whose amino-acid sequence MAEIRVLDKHTAELIAAGEVVERPASVAKELLENAIDAGATQITLSATRGGIAQLQIVDNGSGIEAEYIDKAFIRHATSKIASAEDLNHIHTLGFRGEALASIASVAKVEVLTRTEQDEYACCYRIAGGEPQGTEPGARPVGTTITVNELFYNTPARMKFLKKDASEGTYVAETVLHAALSHPEISFRFIREGKQQFMTPGDGELRSAVYAVMGREFARDLLPVDGGNGVYRITGLITPPRACRASRGTQHFFVNGRYVKNRTMMAALENAYKGTMMQGKFPGAVLMLEMPADLVDVNVHPAKTEIRFARESDVFDAVYRAVRTALTTPGSGECRFEMSHDTSAQKAEVPAKQPSSQGTPAHPQVPEKSRFTTLSAAEYRALNRLTEPVPARPLPGVVVSVESPAPHYQTTPAKPSEAPFRPTTQQEEVLDILPDLPEEKTSPVSTVSQTSSTPMGIPLEKEPAPVEPEPEQQTMQALSALPQETQEPQQITMTPPSVQPLRLVGEVFKTYIITEREGELCLIDKHAAHERILFEKLAKDYGNVPAQMLLVPVQVNLTAAEKQALLQNSEMLNDAGLEVEDFGGSTVMVRAVPADVQVDDVEDMVVELASRFVDGSRDALREKTEWVLHSIACRAAIKAGDRTSDAEMLVLAQNILDGSIPPFCPHGRPCVLKITRKELEKQFGRLV is encoded by the coding sequence ATGGCGGAAATCCGCGTACTGGACAAGCACACTGCAGAGTTGATTGCGGCGGGAGAGGTCGTGGAGCGTCCTGCATCGGTTGCAAAGGAATTACTGGAAAATGCCATTGACGCAGGCGCGACACAGATTACGCTGTCGGCCACTCGCGGAGGCATCGCACAGCTGCAGATCGTGGATAACGGCAGCGGTATCGAGGCGGAGTATATCGACAAGGCATTTATCCGCCATGCGACCAGCAAAATTGCATCGGCCGAGGATCTCAATCACATCCATACGCTGGGCTTTCGCGGCGAGGCACTTGCCTCTATTGCCAGTGTGGCCAAGGTGGAAGTTCTGACCCGTACCGAACAGGATGAGTATGCCTGCTGTTATCGCATTGCGGGCGGAGAACCGCAAGGGACGGAACCGGGGGCACGCCCGGTCGGCACGACAATTACAGTCAATGAACTGTTCTATAACACACCCGCTCGGATGAAGTTCCTAAAAAAGGATGCCAGCGAGGGAACTTATGTGGCGGAGACAGTATTGCATGCCGCTTTATCTCATCCGGAGATCAGCTTTCGCTTTATTCGTGAAGGCAAACAGCAGTTTATGACGCCGGGCGATGGAGAATTGCGCAGTGCCGTATATGCAGTAATGGGCAGAGAGTTTGCGAGGGACCTGCTGCCGGTGGACGGGGGCAATGGTGTCTACCGCATCACAGGACTGATTACCCCACCGCGCGCCTGTAGGGCCAGTCGGGGGACGCAGCATTTCTTTGTGAACGGGCGTTATGTAAAAAACCGTACCATGATGGCGGCACTGGAAAACGCTTACAAAGGCACCATGATGCAGGGGAAATTTCCCGGGGCGGTGCTGATGCTGGAAATGCCTGCCGACCTGGTGGATGTTAATGTGCATCCGGCCAAGACGGAGATTCGCTTTGCTCGGGAAAGTGACGTGTTTGACGCGGTGTATCGCGCGGTTCGCACAGCGCTGACCACCCCCGGAAGCGGGGAGTGTCGGTTTGAAATGTCGCATGACACATCTGCTCAAAAAGCGGAGGTCCCTGCAAAGCAGCCGTCTTCTCAGGGAACGCCGGCACACCCGCAAGTACCGGAAAAATCCCGGTTTACAACATTGTCGGCGGCTGAATACCGGGCGCTGAATCGGTTGACTGAACCGGTACCGGCACGTCCGTTGCCGGGCGTTGTTGTATCGGTGGAATCTCCGGCGCCGCATTATCAGACGACTCCGGCAAAGCCTTCGGAGGCACCTTTCCGTCCGACAACCCAGCAGGAGGAAGTGCTCGACATTCTGCCGGATTTACCGGAAGAAAAAACATCACCTGTAAGTACAGTCTCACAAACGTCTTCGACTCCGATGGGAATCCCCTTGGAAAAAGAACCGGCACCGGTGGAGCCGGAACCGGAGCAGCAGACGATGCAGGCATTGAGTGCGCTGCCGCAGGAAACGCAAGAACCGCAGCAGATTACGATGACGCCGCCGTCAGTCCAACCGCTTCGCCTTGTAGGTGAGGTATTCAAAACCTATATTATTACCGAGCGCGAAGGAGAGCTTTGCCTTATCGACAAACATGCGGCTCATGAGCGTATTTTGTTTGAAAAGCTGGCGAAAGATTATGGTAATGTGCCCGCACAGATGCTGCTGGTGCCAGTACAGGTCAACCTGACCGCAGCTGAAAAACAGGCCTTGTTGCAGAATTCGGAGATGCTGAATGATGCTGGTCTGGAGGTGGAAGATTTCGGCGGCTCTACGGTAATGGTACGTGCAGTGCCTGCGGATGTGCAGGTGGATGACGTGGAGGATATGGTTGTGGAGCTGGCATCTCGCTTTGTGGACGGAAGCCGGGATGCCCTGCGGGAAAAGACCGAATGGGTGCTGCATTCCATCGCCTGCCGTGCGGCCATCAAAGCAGGGGATCGTACCAGCG